The proteins below are encoded in one region of Polynucleobacter sp. AP-Elch-400A-B2:
- the alaS gene encoding alanine--tRNA ligase, whose amino-acid sequence MKVSQIRQAYLDYFAQKGHQIVPSSPVVPGDDPTLLFTNAGMNQFKDVFLGFDKRPYNRATTAQKCIRAGGKHNDLDNVGYTARHHTFFEMLGNFSFGDYFKKDAIQFAWGLLTEVFQLPEEKLLVTVYAEDDEAYEIWNKQIGVPAERIIRIGDNKGARYASDNFWMMGDTGPCGPCTEIFYDHGPHIAGGPPGSPDEDGDRYIEIWNNVFMQFNRDEAGNMNPLPKPSVDTGMGLERIAAVLQHVHSNYEIDLFVNLLKAAKEAVDAAGGENCDPTSPSLKVIADHIRACSFIVVDGVIPGNTGRGYVLRRITRRAIRHGYKLGARKPFFYQLVPALVKEMGQAYPELQAAKDKVSEVIKQEEERFFQTIANGMEILETALAGGTKTLDGETAFRLHDTFGFPLDLTADVCRERDVTVDAEGFDLAMQKQRDQARAAGKFKVAQGLEYSGKPTQFHGYDTLKHDGAKVTALYVDGSAVQSIKAGDAAVIVLDNTPFYAESGGQVGDKGELRNEAVRFAVEDTFKIQADVFGHQGEVQEGELKVGDMLNASVDAQQRIETMRNHSATHILHKALREVLGDHVQQKGSLVDAGKTRFDFTHNAPIAPQEIRRVEDIVNAEILANTATSGKVMSLDDAQKTGATMLFGEKYADEVRVLEIGSSKELCGGTHVVRTGDIGSLKIVSEGGVAAGIRRVEAVTGKNALNFLQGLEDKINEAAMILKTHPGDLVNRVTQLQDSLRQAERELDKVNSKFAASQGDELATQAVDVNGLKVLAARLDGADAQVLRETMDALKVKLKTAAIVLASVQGDKVSLIAGVTADSIAKVKAGDLVNFVAQQVGGKGGGKPEMAMAGGTDPSKLGAALAGVKDWVASK is encoded by the coding sequence ATGAAAGTCTCTCAAATTCGCCAGGCGTACCTGGACTACTTCGCCCAAAAAGGCCATCAAATTGTCCCATCTAGCCCAGTGGTGCCTGGAGACGACCCAACCCTGTTGTTTACCAATGCGGGGATGAACCAGTTTAAGGACGTATTTTTAGGCTTTGATAAGCGCCCGTATAACCGAGCTACCACCGCTCAGAAATGTATTCGTGCCGGTGGCAAACATAATGACTTAGATAACGTGGGCTACACAGCTCGTCATCACACCTTTTTTGAAATGCTGGGCAATTTCTCTTTTGGGGATTATTTTAAGAAGGATGCGATTCAGTTTGCTTGGGGTTTGCTGACTGAGGTCTTTCAATTGCCAGAAGAAAAGCTGCTCGTCACTGTTTATGCGGAAGACGATGAGGCTTATGAGATTTGGAACAAGCAAATCGGCGTTCCAGCGGAGCGCATCATTCGCATCGGCGATAACAAGGGTGCTCGTTACGCTTCAGACAACTTCTGGATGATGGGCGATACAGGACCATGCGGCCCCTGTACTGAAATCTTCTATGACCATGGCCCACATATTGCTGGTGGCCCTCCTGGTAGCCCTGATGAAGATGGCGATCGCTATATTGAGATCTGGAATAACGTATTCATGCAGTTCAATCGCGATGAAGCGGGCAATATGAATCCATTGCCCAAGCCGAGCGTCGATACTGGCATGGGCCTTGAGCGAATTGCGGCGGTGTTGCAGCACGTGCACTCGAACTATGAGATTGACCTATTTGTTAATTTGCTCAAAGCAGCTAAAGAAGCTGTTGATGCAGCAGGTGGTGAGAATTGCGATCCAACTAGTCCATCTCTCAAAGTCATTGCTGATCACATTCGTGCTTGTAGTTTTATTGTGGTGGATGGTGTGATTCCGGGTAATACTGGCCGTGGTTATGTTTTGCGCCGTATTACACGCCGTGCGATTCGTCATGGCTACAAATTAGGCGCACGCAAACCTTTCTTTTATCAACTCGTTCCTGCCCTCGTAAAAGAGATGGGTCAGGCTTATCCAGAGTTGCAGGCAGCGAAAGATAAAGTGAGTGAAGTGATTAAGCAGGAGGAAGAGCGTTTCTTCCAGACAATCGCTAACGGTATGGAGATTTTAGAGACTGCGCTTGCTGGTGGTACCAAGACACTTGATGGTGAAACTGCCTTCCGCTTGCACGATACCTTTGGCTTCCCATTGGATCTCACTGCTGACGTGTGCCGTGAGCGCGATGTCACAGTCGATGCAGAAGGTTTCGACTTGGCAATGCAAAAGCAGCGTGATCAAGCAAGAGCGGCTGGTAAGTTCAAGGTGGCTCAAGGATTGGAGTATTCCGGTAAGCCAACCCAGTTCCATGGCTACGACACCTTGAAGCATGATGGTGCCAAAGTCACTGCGCTTTATGTTGATGGCTCTGCAGTGCAGTCTATCAAGGCGGGGGATGCTGCAGTGATCGTATTAGATAACACGCCTTTTTATGCTGAGTCTGGTGGACAGGTTGGCGATAAAGGTGAGTTGCGTAATGAAGCGGTGCGTTTTGCAGTTGAAGATACCTTCAAGATTCAGGCGGATGTTTTTGGACATCAAGGTGAAGTGCAAGAAGGGGAGCTCAAGGTGGGCGATATGCTAAATGCCTCAGTCGATGCTCAGCAAAGAATAGAAACAATGCGTAACCATAGCGCTACGCACATTTTGCATAAAGCCTTACGTGAAGTATTGGGCGACCATGTGCAGCAAAAAGGATCTTTGGTGGATGCCGGCAAAACACGTTTTGACTTTACGCATAACGCACCTATAGCTCCACAAGAAATTCGTCGGGTAGAAGATATTGTGAATGCCGAGATTTTGGCAAATACTGCGACCTCCGGAAAAGTGATGTCCTTAGACGATGCTCAGAAAACCGGTGCCACGATGCTCTTCGGCGAAAAGTATGCAGACGAAGTGCGCGTACTAGAAATCGGTAGTTCTAAAGAGCTGTGCGGCGGAACTCACGTTGTGCGTACTGGTGATATCGGTAGCTTGAAGATTGTTTCTGAAGGTGGTGTAGCGGCTGGTATCCGTCGTGTTGAGGCGGTGACTGGCAAAAATGCCTTGAACTTCTTGCAAGGCTTAGAAGATAAGATCAATGAAGCGGCGATGATTCTGAAAACCCATCCAGGTGATTTAGTGAATCGCGTTACTCAACTTCAAGATAGTTTGCGTCAGGCAGAAAGAGAGTTAGATAAGGTCAATTCCAAGTTCGCTGCTAGCCAAGGTGATGAATTGGCAACGCAAGCAGTTGATGTCAATGGCCTCAAAGTATTGGCCGCTCGCTTAGATGGTGCTGATGCGCAAGTCTTGCGTGAGACTATGGATGCCCTGAAAGTAAAGTTAAAGACTGCAGCAATTGTCTTGGCTTCAGTGCAGGGCGATAAGGTGAGTCTGATTGCTGGTGTGACTGCGGATTCGATTGCTAAGGTAAAAGCAGGGGACTTAGTGAACTTCGTTGCTCAGCAAGTTGGTGGTAAGGGCGGTGGCAAACCGGAGATGGCGATGGCTGGCGGCACCGACCCAAGCAAGTTGGGTGCGGCTTTAGCTGGCGTAAAAGATTGGGTGGCATCTAAATGA
- a CDS encoding tripartite tricarboxylate transporter TctB family protein: protein MKIRNQRDFGAGIMYMVIGLFFTIVASKYPMGTAAKMGPGYFPFFLGILMTLLGLLVLVKSLGAKAAIESIPKFNWRIIGLITGSVVLYGILLPTMGFVVAVFVLVFMSASASHEFHWKGTLINASFLVAFTYSVFVLGLKLQFPLLPFFLQQ from the coding sequence TTGAAAATTCGCAATCAACGGGATTTTGGTGCCGGAATCATGTATATGGTTATCGGCCTGTTCTTCACCATAGTGGCTAGTAAATATCCCATGGGTACAGCAGCCAAGATGGGGCCCGGTTATTTCCCCTTCTTTCTGGGCATCCTCATGACGCTACTTGGCTTACTAGTGCTCGTTAAGTCCTTGGGGGCGAAGGCTGCCATTGAAAGCATTCCTAAATTTAACTGGCGCATCATAGGCCTAATTACTGGCTCTGTTGTCCTTTACGGCATCCTCTTGCCAACCATGGGCTTTGTTGTAGCGGTCTTTGTACTGGTATTCATGTCTGCCAGCGCAAGCCATGAATTCCACTGGAAGGGCACTTTAATTAATGCCTCCTTTTTAGTTGCATTCACCTACTCGGTGTTTGTATTGGGGCTGAAGCTTCAGTTCCCATTACTACCTTTCTTCTTACAACAATAA
- a CDS encoding tripartite tricarboxylate transporter permease, whose product MDLFANLALGFDTAFTLQNLLYCLIGCILGTLIGVLPGLGPIATIAMLLPATYALPPIAALIMLAGIYYGSQYGGSTTAILLNIPGETSSVVTAIDGYQMARNGRAGVALFTAGMGSFFAGCVATLVLAAFAAPLSQLAFKFGPAEYFSLMVLGLIGAVVLASGSLIKAIGMIILGLLMGLIGTDVNSGVSRYAFDIPELSDGIGFVAVAMGVFGFAEIMSNLEKKGEDEGFLNKMTTMIPTKQDVKRMIPSILRGTTIGSILGILPGGGAALAAFGAYSVEKKSSKYSHEFGKGAIEGVAGPEAANNAAAQTSFIPLLTLGIPPNAVMALMVGAMTIHNIQPGPQVMTSNPALFWGLIASMWIGNVMLILLNLPLIGIWVKLLKIPYRFMYPAILVFCCIGVYTVNNTVFDVYVTAAFGLIGYLFFKLGCEPPPLLLGFVLGPMMEENFRRALLLSRGDFTTFLTRPLSLGLLIAAALLVVIVALPAVKKTREEAFVEE is encoded by the coding sequence ATGGATTTATTTGCTAATTTAGCGCTCGGTTTCGACACAGCGTTTACCTTACAAAACCTACTCTACTGCCTGATTGGCTGTATTTTGGGTACTTTAATTGGTGTTTTGCCCGGTCTGGGTCCAATCGCGACGATTGCGATGCTCCTGCCAGCCACCTATGCATTGCCTCCAATTGCTGCTTTGATTATGTTGGCCGGTATTTACTACGGATCACAGTACGGCGGCTCAACTACTGCGATTTTGCTCAACATCCCAGGAGAAACGTCCTCGGTGGTGACGGCGATTGACGGCTATCAAATGGCCAGAAATGGTCGGGCAGGTGTAGCTCTCTTTACTGCTGGCATGGGTTCATTTTTTGCTGGTTGCGTAGCAACATTGGTTTTGGCTGCATTTGCCGCCCCACTATCCCAGTTAGCATTTAAGTTCGGCCCCGCTGAGTACTTCTCCTTAATGGTTCTTGGACTAATTGGTGCGGTTGTACTTGCCTCTGGCTCTTTGATCAAGGCGATCGGCATGATCATCCTGGGTCTCTTGATGGGCTTGATCGGTACCGACGTGAATTCTGGCGTATCACGCTATGCTTTTGACATCCCTGAATTAAGTGACGGTATTGGTTTCGTGGCAGTTGCTATGGGTGTTTTTGGCTTTGCCGAAATCATGAGCAACCTTGAGAAAAAGGGTGAGGACGAAGGCTTCTTGAATAAGATGACCACCATGATCCCAACCAAACAAGATGTGAAGCGCATGATCCCCTCCATCCTGCGCGGCACTACTATTGGTTCGATTCTAGGTATCTTGCCAGGTGGTGGCGCAGCTTTGGCCGCCTTTGGTGCCTACTCAGTAGAAAAGAAATCCTCCAAGTACAGCCATGAGTTTGGTAAGGGTGCAATTGAGGGTGTAGCCGGTCCTGAAGCAGCAAACAATGCTGCCGCTCAAACCTCCTTCATCCCATTGCTGACCTTAGGTATTCCACCGAATGCTGTGATGGCTTTGATGGTTGGTGCGATGACCATTCATAACATTCAGCCTGGTCCACAAGTCATGACTAGCAACCCAGCCTTGTTCTGGGGTCTGATCGCCTCCATGTGGATTGGTAATGTGATGTTGATTCTCTTGAACTTGCCACTCATCGGTATTTGGGTAAAGCTCTTGAAGATTCCTTATCGCTTTATGTACCCAGCCATTTTGGTCTTCTGCTGTATCGGCGTATATACCGTCAACAACACTGTATTTGACGTTTATGTCACCGCAGCCTTTGGTTTAATTGGTTACCTCTTCTTTAAGTTGGGTTGCGAGCCACCCCCATTGCTCTTAGGATTCGTACTTGGGCCGATGATGGAAGAGAATTTCCGTCGCGCCCTCTTGTTGTCACGTGGTGACTTCACAACCTTCTTAACCCGCCCACTCTCTTTAGGCTTGCTCATCGCAGCAGCCCTATTAGTGGTGATCGTGGCCTTACCAGCGGTTAAGAAAACCCGTGAAGAGGCTTTCGTAGAAGAGTAA